TTACAATGCTGTCAAGGCACATAATCTTCATTTGACAAAAGTTTTTGAAACTTTAAATTTTTTGGTGCTTATTGCTGAATTCAACATAACTCTAACTTTATGTTGTCCTAGTAATCTTTTTTAGCTTGATTTGTCGATCGTACTTCATTGCTTGATTTGTTGTTTTGTTTTGAGCTTATCTTTACTACAGCTTAGTTTACGAATTATGTTTTTGGTTTGAGCAGTTTAATGGTACGCCTACAAGACCAAGACTTTCGGTGTTCTGCTCCCATAAACAGTTATATGCTATGCTGGTTGATGATCATAACAAGAATTTTTTTTATGGAGGTACTCTGCAGAAAGCAATGCGTGTGGACCCCGCCTGTAGCACTGTTGTAAGTACACATTCTACATAAGTTGATGTCAAGAGAGTAGACCATATCTTATAGAAGGTGCTTATTTTAAAAGAACCGAGAGTTTTTGTCTACTTATCACTTGGAAAAATCTTGTGGTTGAGTTTCTTGACGTTGATCTTCTGTTTAGATTAGCTTTGTTCACATTTCATAATCTCAGGAAGCTGCAAAACGAATTGGTGAAGAGCTTGTCAAGGTTTGTATTGATCTTAACATCAATGAAATATCTTCTTATGATCGTAATGGATTTGTCCGTGGTGCAATGATGGACGCCTTTGAGATTGCGATTTCGTGTCATGGATtcttcactacaagaaaaatgacATCAGACAACACCCATCAGACAACGCTTgaccaaaaaagtgttgcccAGAAATTTTACACAACAGTTTTTTAAAAACCAGAAAACGGGTGTTGTGTGAATCCCTTTACTACAATAGGTTTAAAACTATTGTCTAGCATATCGTATCAGACAACCGTTTTATGAGATAAGGTGTTGTTTAAATAAAAAGATTTCATCATTCCTACAATGCTTTAAAAACTATTGTCTAGGTAATCGACACAGACAAGCCTTTCTAAAGATATGTTGTGCAAATGAGGTAGTTTGTACAACAGTTTAATTTTGCATTGTCTGAAAGTAATGGAGACAACGTTGTGAAACACCGTTGTTGGAATGAGACAAGTGTTTTCTTAATGGATTAGTTAAGCTCGAATCAAACAACGTACTTCCATTGTGTTGTCTAAATATCACTTGACATACAAGTATTTTTATTCTGTTGTATGTCACGACATCACACAAGCGTTTTGGTCATAAAACCATTGTCACTTGTATTGGTGAGCTGGTATAATGAGAGACGTTCATTAAGAGGagatgaggtggcaccatgtgattggtgaaaaaacattcacttggattgctGAGTTGGTGTAATAAGAGCAGTTGATTGAAAGTATATTTAATTTCAGCCATTAGATTAAAAAACGCTGCTACGCTTACACAACAGCTTTTGTTCAAATAAATGTTGTCAATGTTCATCTAAGACAACCTTTTTTCATAGAAAACCGTTGTCTGTAAATCTGATTCTTGAAATTTCTGAAGCATTGcttgtgatgaggtggcaccatgtgattggtgaaaaaatattcacttggattgttgagttggtgtaattagagccgttgattaaaagtagatttaatatcaGCCGTAGGATTTAAAAAAGTTGATCATCTAAAACAACGggtttttttcaaaaaaactgttGTCACTATTTATTTCAGACAAGACTTTTTCATAGAAAACCGTTGGATGTTGCCTCGTACTAGATTTTTTTCCATACCCGATAAAAgagataattttttaaaattattttttagatgatccaaccgtacggatgttaagaaatacttattttagtcacataaaaaaagtattaaaaaattttaaattcatctcgaatgtcaagattagaaaaatctggtaaaagcactacttcccaacacgggattcgttcccgatgaacaagataaattttttaaatgatttttttgacgatccaaccgtacggatgtgaagatatacttattttagtcatatgaaaaaagtattaaaaaattttaaattcatctcgaatgtcaggtttagaaaaatctggtaaaagcactacttcccaacatgaaattctttcccgatgaacaagataatttttttaaatgattttttcaacgatccaaccgtacggatgttaagatatacttattttagtcacatgaaaaaagtattaaaaaatttcaaattcatctcgaatgtcaggattagaaaaatctggtaaaagcacttcttcccaacacgggattcgttcccgatgaacaaaataaattttttaaaagattttttcaCACTTGTTTGTGATGAGGTTgcaccatgtgattggtgaaaaaacattcacttggattgctgagttggtgtaataagagcagttgattgaatgtatatttaatatcagccattagattaaaaaacgctgctacgcttacacaacagcttttgttcaaataaatgttgtcaatgttcatctaagacaaccttttttcataaaaaaccgttgtctgtaagtctgattcttgaaatttctgaagtgttgcttgtgatgaggtggcaccataTGATTGGggaaaaaacattcacttggattgttgagttggtgtaattagagccgttgattaaaagtagatttaatatcaGCCGTAAGATTTAAAAAAGTTGATCATCTAAGACAACGGTTTTTATCAAAAACCCTGTTGTCACAATTTATTTCAAACAAGATTTTTTCATAAAAAACCGTTGGGTGTTGCCTCGTACTAGATTTTTTTCATACCTGATAaaaaagataaatttttttaatgatttttcagaggatccaaccgtacggatgttaagaaatactcattttagtcacatgaaaaaagtattaaaaaatttgaaattcatctcgaatgtcaggattagaaaaatctggtaaaagtacccctcccgacaacgagactcgttcccgatttacaggattaattttttaaaatgatttttcgacgatccaaccgtacggatgttaagatatatcgattttagtcataagaacaaattattaaaaaatttgaaatttattttgcatgccaggattagaaaaatctggtaaaagtacccctcccgacaacgagactcgtttccgatttacaggattaattttttaaaataatttttcgatgatccaaccgtacggatgttaggatatatcgattttagtcatacgaaaaaattattaaaaaatttgaaattcattttgcatgccaggattagaaaaatctggtaaaagtacccctcccaacaacgagactcgttcccgatttacaggattaattttttaaaatgatttttcgacgatccaaccgtacggatgttaggatatatcgattttagtcataagaaaaaattattaaaaaatttgaaattcattttgcatgccaggattagaaaaatctggtaaaagtacccctcccgacaacgagactcgttcccgatttacaagagtaattttttaaaatgatttttcgacgatccaaccgtacggatgttaggatatatcgattttagtcataagaaaaaattatcaaaaaatttgaaattcattttgcatgtcaggattagaaaaatatggtaaaagtacccctcccgacaacgagactcgttcccgatttacaggattaattttttaaaatgatttttcgacgatccaaccgtacggatgttaggatatatcgattttagtcatacgaaaaaattattaaaaaatttgaaatttattttgcatgccaggattagaaaaatctggtaaaagtacccctttCGACAAGTGTCTGGTAAAAATCTGGTAAATGTTAAATTGTTCAATTCAAACAAGTGTTTTTTGAAAAAGcacgttgtattaatctaccttatacaagtatttttaaaataaaacacttgtaacattcagacaaccgttatcgatatttataatctgttgtaaaatttataatactacaacaatcttaaagaaaaaaccgttgtagaattccaacaacggtatttcctaaaaaacacttatgtaaagtaacttaccacaacatgattttagaaaaaaccgttgtctatacttttactagttttaaattttttttcggaataattatatgccaccgtttattaatttatacgagtaaccaataacttacaccaaattaatttgtgtttattaagatttgaaatcacctttttcatagaattttgaattcttttacctattagtattagacgttacacgaatattaatagcgtcaacagataatcacattgatgaggacataacgtgtagattaagttaaaaatgtaactcataatatctatttgttggttttGTGGACTTCGTACGGACGTTAATAGCGTTAACTTACGAATATTACTCGTAATAACATAAAGCAGCACATAATCTATATACTAACTTACAAAtacaagtcataataacgatattaggatttagttgacattatctacgaatgttaatagtgctacttttcagatataactcgttataatattattcggcgtatcatatgtgtgctaacctacaaatatacctaataattatacttcaaatttacattgttaattgttcaattcaaacaagtatttttcgaaaaagcacgttgtattaatctaccttatacaagtatttttaaaataaaacacttgtacTACCACCTTAAACGAGATTCATTCCCGAattacaaaatattttttttagatgattcaactgtacggatgttaaattATATAGATTTtagccatgtgaaaaaattataaaaaaattaaactttTCTTGTATGACATTATAAggaaaatccggtaaaagtaaaattaacaagaaaattagaattttaaatatttaaaagttgGTTCAGTAGACAATGGTTTATCTTtccaaaaattaaaattaaaattagggtttaggtGATCTAACGTGATAAATAACAAATATACATCTATAAAATAATTCTTTAGATTATGTAAGTCTATAATGCCAATGCATACTTATATTAGTGATGTTCatgaataattaaaaaataaaaatttaacttctacaattttttaacaaaaatccagtaaaaatattattttcttaaaCAGAATTCTTTccagaattttataaaatattatttcgACAATCAAATCGtatgaaaaaaataatatttatgtgacaaaatttatttcaaaattaaaaaaaaatatgtttataatattaaattaagaaTATTCATAAAAACACAATTAAAACTTTGTATCCCGccaattttaatattttgtttCCCATTTCTTTTAATTTTGTCTCCCGCTCCCGTTTTCATTCCCCATTCAATCATTTTCATTTCCCCCTTTACAAATTTGGGGAAAACATCCCGCCTTCTCTCAATCTCTCACTCGATATATACACACCCACCTGTGAGCTTCTCCTCTCTCTGTCTCTTACTAGTTTCAATTAGGGTTTGAAACATATTTTGATTCAAAAAGTTCTTGTTCAATTAGATTTCAGGAGTTTAGTTAAAGGGATTTTAGGTTTCAGTAATTTGGAAAAATATATTTGGGTTCAAGCAACTACGGCTTACAATATTTCTTGAGGTTCAATTATGAGGTATAGTATCCATTACCTTTTTGTGTAAATTGATTTATATGTTTGTATGTTTCattttattttttgtaattatGTATTCCCTTTACCTTTCTCTCATGGGATCTGAAATTTTGTTGTTAGTTACGTTTATGTGTTTGTATAACCTCTGGCTATTTCTTAGTCGAGTCATCTCTGGTTAGACTTGAAAATTGGaacaaaaacacaagtcaagcGGCTCTAGCAGTTAGGGAAACTGACTCTTCATACATTTGTTGAATCATTGAGATGTCAAGAGCCACTAGATCCATGCTCATATTTTCATAAATCAGCTACTGGAATCATTAGGTGATTTTCTTATATTGTTTAGGAGTATTTAGTCAATtgtctttatttttcttttcaatCAATCATGTTGAATGAACAAGTAAAAGTCTCCTTTGTAAAGCATTTGTGCACCTGTGTAGTTGGTGAGGATGTTCTTGGTAATGTAGTTTATAAACAAATTCAACAAATTTATGCCTACTTACAAACTGGGCAACTGTCCTATGCTACTTACAAATTGTCAAGTGTCCAAATAATCACAAATACAGAGCAAGCAATAACGCCACCATGGTTTTGTAATGTTCTTTTGCGGTATATACACTTGCTGGTCTATGAAAGCCTTTCAACCATTTCTTTCAGTTGTTAGTGTGTGAATACACAGGTTGCTCAATTTTTAGTATTACAATGGATTTTACTATGAAATAATGATTTTCCATTTCTTTTATATGAAAATATATTACAAGCATCTGTTGTTTTTATCTATTAGCTTTTATGTTCTTCTCGGACAGGTTATATATGAAGTTGTATGATTCTTCTACCAAATTAGACGATGAAGCACTAATGTCTATGACGGTTAAGATGCCTCTCTCTAAAAAGAAGATGCAAGAAAAAACTGCTAATAAAGACTCGAATACTAAAAACTTGGTGGATACAACGGCTAGAAAATGGGATAATTCCCAGGCAAAGGTGGCTGAGTTTTCCATTCCTTAATCTGAGTTATCTTGTACTTAGGCCAACAATTTAACATCCTAGTGATTTTTAATCTAATAGCTTTTGTAGAGTCATATTATCTTATCTTATCTTTTGcttttgatattaaaaataatatactTTTTGATAGGTATGGTTTCTTGGCAGATTGGATAGCTTGGTTTTAGAAGAATATGTCTGCATTGGCATCTCCAATAAGGTCCTTTTCTATTTTACCCCCTTATATTGATACACTATTATTATATGCTTTGTTTCACAAGTTCTATACTAAATAATTGTACTATTTTTCTGCAGCACTCTACGTGAAAATCGTTAATCAAATTGATTGAGGATTTTCTTGTGCGAAACAAAGGTCGATTTGTTACTTTTTGCATCATATTGCCGCTGCCCTTCTTCTAAATTATTAGAGACTGATGACACTTTCTTTTTGAAGGTTCCACTGTCCATGTGGTTGCAGCAACATAAATGTTGTTCAATCTAAAACCACATAGAAAGTCTCCAATTGTGAAGTGTATCAAAGAAATAATGTATGACTTCTACCTAATCTCATGGATCATTTATTCTGCAATAAGCAGTTTTGATGTATGTATAATTGCATTTCCATTTTGAAAGAGACTTAGGTGTGTCTTCGTGTTTTTTTTATTACTGATTCAGCCCAACATATGAAGTTGTATATAACTTCCCTAGATAAAGTTATTGATCACATTTAATATACTAAGGTAAGCTGCTATTTGTGTAGATTGTGCATGGGGATGTGAAATCAGAAGACTTTCTGCTAGTTCCACATGGAACACCAGGACAAAAGATCTCCTCATAATTTGATATTATGCTCAAGACCTACTAAATGAAATAGCTCAAGAACAAACATTCTTGCCGCAATGGGACTTTGTAGATGGGAGGAAATTATTTACAGAAAAATGTATTcttttatttaagaaaatcacTGTAAACTCTATATAGTTCAGTACATATTTTTATATAAAACATTTCATATATTTGTATGAAATATTTAGTAAAGTATTGTCAAAGAGATGTATATTTTACAAGTGTATAATTATTGTCAACCCATTGTGTGTAAAAAATAAAACAATGATTTTAACTTACCAAACCATTGTTTAATGTCAACAAATAAGATATATTAATAGAAGAAAACTGTTGTCTGTAGCTATTTCCACAAATGTTACAAATGAATAAAGCTTTGTTCAAAGAAAATACACACAACATTAAGTTTACCTAAACGTTGTAACATATGTTTTCCATAATGCCTTAATAGCCGAAAAAGCTTGTACCAATATGCTACACTCCACAGATTCGTAAAACTAAACTATTGTATTCTGAATACTCAGACAATACATTTTTTATCAAAAACACTTGAATAACTACAAACCTAACAACGGTCTATTTCAAGTAAATCGTTGTATATACCCACATTCCAACAACATTTTCTTATGTGCTCGCCGTTGTTTGTTCTGATTGTAATACAACGGTGGTTATCGTTTGTATTATTTGTTAACGTGAAGGACAATATATATATCAGAATAAGGGTTGTGTGTTATGTTCTATTCTTAAACTTTTAGTGACCATATACACAATGTTTTATTAACACATGTCTAATTATTCTTCTTACAACAGAATGTATGGAAAGACGTTGTTTTTCCTGGTTGTAATACAACGGGGGTTGATGGCTGATCGTTGTCTGCGATGactcacacaactgttttttctCGTTGTTTGATCCATGTAAGAGACGGCGGCTCAATAGACAACGAAATTTTAAGGTATCAGATAACGGGTTGAAACACTTGTCTGAGCCAGTTTTCCTTGTAGTGCTTGCCTGAGTAGGTCTGTATCTAGTTTTATTCAGTTGTGTTCATATTAAAATGTAAACATGTGTAAAACCCAACTATATGTAAAAGTTACATTTGTAGTTTCTAGGAGCTGGAATATTTCTGAATATATGAACACGGGTTGACAGGAATCTATATATATTCTCTGAATTTTTAATCAAATTCATGATTTATTCCCAGTCTAGCACCTTATTACAAAATTTATGGTTTAAAAATACTAGGATATTATATTGCTGGGACTTGTTTTACTAACAAACCCTTGTGGACTCTGGTACGGTTGAGTGATTGACTTTACCAGATGGGTAGACATTGCAGTCTATATATGGAGTACTATAGCCAGTTCCTAGTTTATACCACTCTTTATGCTATCCAAGCTGCAGAGTCCATCATCTGGATGTATTACTGCAGTTTCAAGGCTTCACAGAAGCTGCATTTTAGTCTTGAGATATGGTGTCAATGCAAAGTAGTTGTGTTAATCTAGAAAGGATATGGAGTATATTTCATGTTTATTCCATTTGTATATCGTGACCCCAAAATAGCGTTAATCTCTACCATGGATTATTAGAAATACATATAAACACCTTTTATATTGTGACCCCAAAATAGGGTTAGCTAAAGATGTTACTTTTGCATCTTTATTTGTATTTCTATTGTGGTGATACTTGACCCCAATAGAAAAATTTTGGGAGGATTAATGCACCTGTTCAGAGAATAAACACCTTTTATTATGTTGTGGACAATTCTAGTTCATTTCTAGTTCAAAGATTATTTAATATAAGTCTTATACATACAATATCATGCAGGTAGTGAACCTCAGTCAACAAGTAATGCATTTAGTGAAATTGGTAATACATCAGGTTGGGAACTTGCTCTAGTTATGACACCGAGCAACACCACCCACAGCAACACAACC
The sequence above is drawn from the Apium graveolens cultivar Ventura chromosome 2, ASM990537v1, whole genome shotgun sequence genome and encodes:
- the LOC141685704 gene encoding uncharacterized protein LOC141685704, translated to MYFYYSEKFNGTPTRPRLSVFCSHKQLYAMLVDDHNKNFFYGGTLQKAMRVDPACSTVEAAKRIGEELVKVCIDLNINEISSYDRNGFVRGAMMDAFEIAISCHGFFTTRKMTSDNTHQTTLDQKSVAQKFYTTVF